The Chiloscyllium plagiosum isolate BGI_BamShark_2017 chromosome 8, ASM401019v2, whole genome shotgun sequence genome includes a window with the following:
- the LOC122552427 gene encoding uncharacterized protein LOC122552427, which translates to MNILCIGTLFCLVSVTAAEKILHQTPPLQTAAVGTTVMLNCHVDWYASGGVHWYKQQQREYLQFVYIVRKHFASNGRFSGKVNADSKIYTLVIQNVQRNDSGQYYCAAREFYGVAYKMGNGSKLLITGSPTVFLLSSPLDEMFHMESITLVCLVNNVFSDSFPIGWNITTRDNKAWTYSGTIISAGEYGIISHFRVPAETWKHGALITCSVQINSEEILTSENISYRRESQRVNCHLMYYWNSLMIMLPLLMLAATSWIYKKCYSGNCGKESSTDARPRNPEQQTVYAHLAFTVDSTV; encoded by the exons ATGAATATCTTATGCATCGGTACACTTTTCTGTCTTGTGTCAG TTACTGCTGCTGAGAAAATCCTCCATCAGACTCCTCCTTTACAAACAGCTGCCGTTGGAACCACTGTAATGCTGAATTGCCACGTTGATTGGTATGCGAGTGGAGGTGTTCACTGGTACAAACAACAGCAACGAGAATATCTACAATTCGTTTACATAGTACGTAAACACTTTGCTTCAAATGGAAGATTTTCTGGAAAAGTCAACGCTGACTCGAAAATATATACGCTTGTGATTCAGAATGTGCAAAGAAATGATTCAGGTCAATATTACTGTGCAGCTAGGGAATTTTATGGAGTCGCCTACAAAATGGGAAATGGATCGAAATTGCTTATAACAG GTTCCCCAACTGTCTTTCTCTTATCATCACCACTGGATGAAATGTTTCACATGGAATCTATCACATTGGTATGCTTAGTAAACAACGTGTTCTCTGATTCATTTCCCATCGGCTGGAATATTACCACAAGGGATAACAAGGCTTGGACGTATTCGGGGACAATTATCTCTGCTGGAGAATACGGTATCATAAGTCACTTCAGAGTCCCAGCAGAAACATGGAAACACGGAGCTTTAATCACTTGCTCAGTTCAAATCAACTCAGAAGAAATTCTTACCAGTGAAAATATCTCCTATAGAAGAG AGTCCCAACGTGTCAATTGCCATTTAATGTATTACTGGAATTCATTGATGATAATGCTCCCTCTCCTGATGTTAGCTGCCACAAGTTGGATTTACAAGAAATGTTATTCAG GTAACTGCGGGAAAGAATCATCCACAGATGCTAGACCACGTAATCCAGAGCAGCAG